In one Solanum dulcamara chromosome 1, daSolDulc1.2, whole genome shotgun sequence genomic region, the following are encoded:
- the LOC129902550 gene encoding delta(12)-acyl-lipid-desaturase-like — protein sequence MGGGGNMSSPTTKTEQKKIPIQRAPISKPPFTLSDIKKAIPPHCFERSLVRSLSYLFHDLILIYILYYIAATYFHVLPSPYSYLAWSAYWIAQGCVSTGIWVNAHECGHQAFSDYPWINDTIGFILHSALLTPYFSWKYSHRRHHSNTASLERDENYVPKTKSELKWFTKAYANNPLGRLFILVFTLTIGLPLYYAINVAGRPYDRFASHFDPYSPIYNDRERLQIYISDVGVIATSYVLYRVACTQGLTWLLCIYGVPLLIVNAFIVLITFLHHTHSSLPHYDSHEWNWLRGALATVDRDYGVLNYFFHHIADTHVMHHLFSSIPHYHAIEATKAIKPVLGEYYQFDGTPIYKATWRDFKECIYVEKDKESQDKGVYWYKNKI from the coding sequence ATGGGAGGTGGTGGCAATATGTCTTCTCCAACAACTAAAACTGAACAAAAGAAAATTCCTATCCAAAGAGCACCAATTTCAAAGCCCCCTTTTACACTTAGTGACATCAAAAAGGCCATCCCTCCTCACTGCTTTGAGCGATCTCTTGTTCGCTCCTTGTCTTATCTTTTTCATGATCTCATATTAATCTACATCTTGTATTACATTGCCGCCACTTACTTCCATGTCCTACCATCTCCATACTCTTACCTAGCATGGTCTGCTTACTGGATCGCTCAAGGTTGTGTTTCCACAGGAATATGGGTCAATGCCCATGAATGTGGCCACCAGGCGTTTAGTGATTACCCATGGATAAATGACACCATTGGTTTTATCCTCCACTCTGCACTTTTAACACCATACTTCTCATGGAAATATAGTCATCGTCGTCACCACTCTAATACTGCTTCCCTTGAGCGCGATGAAAACTACGTGCCCAAGACCAAGTCTGAACTAAAATGGTTCACCAAAGCATACGCGAATAATCCGTTAGGAAGATTATTCATACTTGTCTTTACCTTAACCATTGGCTTACCTTTGTACTATGCCATAAATGTCGCTGGCAGACCTTATGATCGCTTTGCAAGTCACTTTGATCCATATAGCCCTATTTATAATGATCGTGAAAGGCTACAAATCTACATTTCTGATGTAGGTGTAATTGCAACTAGTTATGTATTGTATCGCGTTGCATGCACACAAGGGCTAACTTGGCTTCTATGCATCTATGGGGTACCCCTCCTAATTGTGAACGCGTTCATAGTTTTGATCACCTTTTTGCATCATACGCACTCTTCATTGCCACATTATGATTCACACGAGTGGAATTGGCTAAGAGGAGCTCTAGCTACGGTAGACAGAGACTATGGTGTGTTAAATTACTTCTTCCACCACATTGCAGATACTCATGTTATGCATCATCTATTCTCATCCATTCCACACTACCATGCCATAGAGGCAACAAAAGCTATCAAGCCAGTCTTAGGAGAATACTATCAATTTGATGGTACTCCAATTTATAAGGCAACGTGGAGGGACTTCAAGGAGTGCATCTATGTGGAGAAAGATAAAGAATCTCAAGATAAAGGTGTTTATTGGTACAAAAACAAGATTTGA